In Poecilia reticulata strain Guanapo linkage group LG17, Guppy_female_1.0+MT, whole genome shotgun sequence, the following proteins share a genomic window:
- the basp1 gene encoding brain acid soluble protein 1 homolog: protein MGGKLSKKKKGYNVNDDKSKDKDAKAEGASAEESEAPKDKKDEAPAAGDAKEVANDTAAKETPAADAAAPKDEEKNAAPAAKESEKPAANAEPKAEAPKSADAAKADDKPAAAKEAAPAAKEPETKAAAPSAAAESKGEADAKKTEAPAAPAAKAEAAPATSPDPKPTEAAASAATKDGAAAPSSTPAADAPAKEANATEAPSKDQTVAVQD from the coding sequence ATGGGAGGCAAGCTcagcaaaaagaagaagggaTACAATGTAAACGACGACAAGTCCAAAGACAAAGACGCCAAGGCAGAGGGCGCCTCGGCCGAGGAGAGCGAAGCACCGAAGGACAAGAAGGACGAGGCCCCTGCGGCCGGCGATGCTAAGGAGGTAGCGAACGACACGGCGGCCAAGGAGACGCCGGCGGCGGACGCCGCAGCGCCGAAGGACGAGGAGAAGAACGCTGCTCCCGCCGCCAAGGAGTCGGAAAAACCTGCTGCCAACGCCGAGCCCAAAGCAGAGGCACCGAAAAGCGCCGACGCTGCCAAGGCTGACGACAAACCGGCCGCGGCCAAAGAGGCGGCTCCCGCCGCCAAGGAGCCGGAGACGAAGGCCGCGGCGCCCAGCGCTGCAGCCGAGAGCAAAGGGGAGGCCGACGCCAAAAAGACTGAGGCCCCCGCTGCACCGGCGGCCAAAGCCGAGGCGGCCCCGGCGACCTCGCCTGACCCTAAGCCCACAGAGGCAGCGGCTTCCGCGGCGACCAAAGATGGCGCCGCTGCACCTAGTTCAACACCCGCCGCCGACGCTCCGGCCAAGGAGGCGAACGCCACGGAGGCGCCAAGCAAGGATCAAACCGTAGCAGTTCAAGATTAA